Proteins found in one Planococcus citri chromosome 2, ihPlaCitr1.1, whole genome shotgun sequence genomic segment:
- the MFS16 gene encoding glucose-6-phosphate exchanger SLC37A2 isoform X1 → MPHAKPDIPLGIRCIQKLVPNVVITSSKNVGSRALILFLTYIIYTSYHASRKPLSVVKSQLHRNCSGLNPPGPMPNDTNWCDWAPFNGEDSNSLFGLLDSAFLFSYAFAMFFSGFVAERSNLRYFLSGGVLLSGIACYLLGVSREYDIHNIWYFVIVQIFGGIFQTTGWPGVVAVMGNWFGEGKTGFIFGVWNSHTSVGNILGTLIAGHYVESNWGYSFITLAYVMIGLSVIVFLFLLPEPSQPRTNGRFTSYEFQAVNTETDDHSGTTGSEDTDDKARVEQRPILTHNVNVGQAKPIGFFDAVCVPGVIEFSLCLFFAKLVSYTFLYWLPFYINNTTKWNVEMSATLSTLFDVGGIFGGIFAGLVSDATGLQACTCAIMIICSIPSLYMYSLFGDQSEALSIILLLVTGALVNGPYALITTAVSARLGVDPSLAENSKAISTVTAIIDGMGSIGAAVGPLLTGFVSTYGSWDEVFIMLMVADFFALLTLSRLLKNEVNKFSRSRVHGWSS, encoded by the exons ATGCCACACGCGAAACCTGATATCCCTTTGGGGATACGCTGTATTCAAAAACTAGTTCCCAATGTTGTGATTACCAGTAGTAAAAATGTTGG ATCTCGAgcattaatattatttttgaccTATATCATATACACAAGTTACCATGCGTCGCGGAAACCTTTGAGCGTCGTCAAAAGCCAACTTCACAGAAACTGTTCGGGTTTAAACCCGCCTGGGCCTATGCCGAATGACACAAACTGGTGCGACTGGGCGCCAttca ATGGCGAAGATTCGAATTCACTGTTTGGGCTGTTGGATTCGGCGTTCTTGTTTTCATACGCTTTCGCCATGTTTTTCag CGGTTTTGTGGCGGAAAGAAGTAATTTAAGGTATTTTCTAAGCGGCGGTGTATTGCTATCCGGAATAGCTTGCTATTTATTAGGAGTTAGCAGAGAATACGATATTCATAACATTTGGTATTTTGTAATTGTTCAA aTTTTCGGCGGAATATTCCAAACCACTGGATGGCCCGGTGTGGTGGCTGTGATGGGTAATTGGTTCGGCGAAGGCAAAACTG GATTCATTTTTGGTGTCTGGAATTCGCATACATCTGTTGGTAACATTTTGGGTACCCTGATTGCCGGCCATTATGTCGAATCAAATTGGGGATATTCGTTTATAACTTTGGCGTACGTGATGATTGGATTATCTGTGATTGTATTTTTGTTCCTGTTACCAGAACCTTCTCAACCGCGTACAAATGGAAGA tttactTCTTACGAATTTCAGGCAGTCAATACAGAAACCGACGACCATTCCGGCACCACTGGATCAGAAGAT aCCGATGATAAAGCCAGGGTCGAACAAAGGCCTATTCTGACGCATAATGTTAATGTTGGACAAGCAAAGCCTATTGGATTCTTTGACGCCGTATGTGTTCCT GGTGTAATCGAGTTTTCCTTATGTTTATTTTTCGCCAAACTAGTGAGCTATACTTTCTTATACTGGTTGCCATTCTACATTAACAATACGA CCAAGTGGAATGTCGAAATGAGTGCCACATTATCAACGTTATTCGATGTCGGAGGTATATTCGGAGGTATATTTGCTGGTTTGGTCAGCGATGCGACTGGACTACAGGCTTGCACTTGTGCCATCATGATAATATGCTCAATTCCATCG CTTTACATGTATTCTTTATTTGGAGATCAATCGGAAGCTCTTAGCATTATATTATTGCTTGTAACCGGAGCGTTAGTGAATGGGCCTTATGCATTGATTACGACGGCTGTGTCTGCGAGATTAGGAGTTGACCCGTCTCTGGCCGAGAATTCTAAAGCCATATCGACAGTCACAGCCATCATTGATGGAATGGGCTCAATCG GAGCGGCTGTTGGACCTCTATTGACTGGTTTTGTATCGACGTATGGAAGTTGGGATGAGGTATTTATTATGTTAATGGTTGCCGATTTCTTCGCCTTATTG ACTCTGAGTCGTTTGCTGAAAAACGaagtaaataaattttcgagATCACGCGTACACGGATGGAGCAGTTAA
- the MFS16 gene encoding glucose-6-phosphate exchanger SLC37A2 isoform X2, with protein sequence MPHAKPDIPLGIRCIQKLVPNVVITSSKNVGSRALILFLTYIIYTSYHASRKPLSVVKSQLHRNCSGLNPPGPMPNDTNWCDWAPFNGEDSNSLFGLLDSAFLFSYAFAMFFSGFVAERSNLRYFLSGGVLLSGIACYLLGVSREYDIHNIWYFVIVQIFGGIFQTTGWPGVVAVMGNWFGEGKTGFIFGVWNSHTSVGNILGTLIAGHYVESNWGYSFITLAYVMIGLSVIVFLFLLPEPSQPRTNGRAVNTETDDHSGTTGSEDTDDKARVEQRPILTHNVNVGQAKPIGFFDAVCVPGVIEFSLCLFFAKLVSYTFLYWLPFYINNTTKWNVEMSATLSTLFDVGGIFGGIFAGLVSDATGLQACTCAIMIICSIPSLYMYSLFGDQSEALSIILLLVTGALVNGPYALITTAVSARLGVDPSLAENSKAISTVTAIIDGMGSIGAAVGPLLTGFVSTYGSWDEVFIMLMVADFFALLTLSRLLKNEVNKFSRSRVHGWSS encoded by the exons ATGCCACACGCGAAACCTGATATCCCTTTGGGGATACGCTGTATTCAAAAACTAGTTCCCAATGTTGTGATTACCAGTAGTAAAAATGTTGG ATCTCGAgcattaatattatttttgaccTATATCATATACACAAGTTACCATGCGTCGCGGAAACCTTTGAGCGTCGTCAAAAGCCAACTTCACAGAAACTGTTCGGGTTTAAACCCGCCTGGGCCTATGCCGAATGACACAAACTGGTGCGACTGGGCGCCAttca ATGGCGAAGATTCGAATTCACTGTTTGGGCTGTTGGATTCGGCGTTCTTGTTTTCATACGCTTTCGCCATGTTTTTCag CGGTTTTGTGGCGGAAAGAAGTAATTTAAGGTATTTTCTAAGCGGCGGTGTATTGCTATCCGGAATAGCTTGCTATTTATTAGGAGTTAGCAGAGAATACGATATTCATAACATTTGGTATTTTGTAATTGTTCAA aTTTTCGGCGGAATATTCCAAACCACTGGATGGCCCGGTGTGGTGGCTGTGATGGGTAATTGGTTCGGCGAAGGCAAAACTG GATTCATTTTTGGTGTCTGGAATTCGCATACATCTGTTGGTAACATTTTGGGTACCCTGATTGCCGGCCATTATGTCGAATCAAATTGGGGATATTCGTTTATAACTTTGGCGTACGTGATGATTGGATTATCTGTGATTGTATTTTTGTTCCTGTTACCAGAACCTTCTCAACCGCGTACAAATGGAAGA GCAGTCAATACAGAAACCGACGACCATTCCGGCACCACTGGATCAGAAGAT aCCGATGATAAAGCCAGGGTCGAACAAAGGCCTATTCTGACGCATAATGTTAATGTTGGACAAGCAAAGCCTATTGGATTCTTTGACGCCGTATGTGTTCCT GGTGTAATCGAGTTTTCCTTATGTTTATTTTTCGCCAAACTAGTGAGCTATACTTTCTTATACTGGTTGCCATTCTACATTAACAATACGA CCAAGTGGAATGTCGAAATGAGTGCCACATTATCAACGTTATTCGATGTCGGAGGTATATTCGGAGGTATATTTGCTGGTTTGGTCAGCGATGCGACTGGACTACAGGCTTGCACTTGTGCCATCATGATAATATGCTCAATTCCATCG CTTTACATGTATTCTTTATTTGGAGATCAATCGGAAGCTCTTAGCATTATATTATTGCTTGTAACCGGAGCGTTAGTGAATGGGCCTTATGCATTGATTACGACGGCTGTGTCTGCGAGATTAGGAGTTGACCCGTCTCTGGCCGAGAATTCTAAAGCCATATCGACAGTCACAGCCATCATTGATGGAATGGGCTCAATCG GAGCGGCTGTTGGACCTCTATTGACTGGTTTTGTATCGACGTATGGAAGTTGGGATGAGGTATTTATTATGTTAATGGTTGCCGATTTCTTCGCCTTATTG ACTCTGAGTCGTTTGCTGAAAAACGaagtaaataaattttcgagATCACGCGTACACGGATGGAGCAGTTAA